A stretch of the uncultured Desulfobacter sp. genome encodes the following:
- a CDS encoding enoyl-CoA hydratase-related protein: protein MTYETIIAQTLEGHVASVTLNRAEAMNTFSSQMAEELYDALSLFEAASDVRVILIKGAGRAFCAGIDVNELKGKTTNQYREWIEKMESPLVLISKMHTPLIAQVHGAAAANGMGLVAASDLAIAADNVKMGLTAINVGLNCVGPVIPVARCVGQKKALELLLYGELIKADQALELGLINRIVPKEDLDETALAWARDLAKKSPLAVKIAKSAFYASRDMPYEAQFAYMNEAFARLCDTNDAKEGVAAFFEKRPPVWQEK from the coding sequence ATGACATACGAAACCATTATTGCACAAACCCTTGAAGGCCATGTGGCCAGTGTGACCTTAAACCGAGCCGAGGCAATGAATACTTTTTCCAGTCAGATGGCAGAAGAATTGTATGATGCGCTTAGCCTGTTTGAAGCTGCGTCCGATGTCAGGGTTATTCTGATCAAAGGTGCAGGCAGGGCATTTTGTGCAGGTATAGATGTCAATGAACTTAAAGGCAAAACAACAAATCAATATCGTGAATGGATTGAGAAAATGGAAAGCCCATTGGTGCTGATTTCTAAAATGCACACGCCCCTAATTGCCCAGGTCCATGGCGCGGCAGCCGCTAACGGTATGGGGCTTGTGGCGGCATCGGACCTGGCCATTGCCGCTGATAACGTCAAAATGGGGCTGACCGCCATCAATGTGGGCTTAAACTGCGTGGGGCCGGTGATTCCTGTGGCCCGGTGTGTGGGACAAAAAAAGGCGTTGGAACTGTTGCTTTACGGGGAATTGATCAAGGCAGATCAGGCATTGGAGCTTGGGCTTATCAACCGGATAGTACCCAAGGAAGATCTGGATGAAACCGCGCTTGCCTGGGCCAGAGATTTGGCAAAAAAGAGTCCGCTGGCCGTAAAAATTGCCAAGTCAGCGTTTTATGCCTCCCGGGATATGCCCTATGAGGCCCAGTTCGCGTACATGAACGAAGCCTTTGCCAGACTGTGTGACACCAATGATGCAAAAGAAGGGGTGGCAGCTTTTTTTGAAAAGCGGCCGCCGGTATGGCAGGAGAAATAA
- a CDS encoding alkaline phosphatase, protein MLNLNKKVLKAGIIVTVCLFSCTLCFNAATAKSRTKRNKANPKYIFYFIGDGMASVQIHAAEAYLAQLAEGDDVEGGTKADLLSMSTEFPVQGMSTTFANNRFITGSAAAGTALACGMKTNINVISMDPATTVSYNSLAEKAKDAGMKVGIISSVTINHATPAVFYSHTATRKNYSDIANQLATSPFDFFGGGYWNNSGEDGAGMAEETAVANGFTITHNLTDLQAQANGAKVIAFDSVQDAGGHTGALYYDMDRATVNGMSLADFTAEGIRIIDNNDKGFFMMVEGGKIDWACHANDARAAIDDTIAFDDAIKEAIKFYNDHPNETLIVVTGDHECGGMTLGFANTGYETAFEILANQTVSYEYFDAHALADYITANVIKDEDGNVTSAPADIDAEMWQIIFTYFGLDGNNLSASEDDDFTEYEIEKLEAAFDKTMSGTSVNTGEEDSLLYGYYEPLSVTLTHILNNKAGIAFTSYSHTGVPVMVLAKGKNASIFDGFYDNTDIAKKIAQVMRVNLNN, encoded by the coding sequence ATGCTGAATTTAAACAAAAAAGTTTTAAAAGCCGGCATCATCGTGACCGTATGCCTTTTTTCATGTACGCTTTGTTTTAACGCAGCGACTGCAAAGTCAAGAACCAAAAGAAACAAAGCCAACCCGAAATACATTTTTTACTTCATTGGTGACGGTATGGCCAGTGTTCAGATCCATGCTGCCGAAGCATATCTGGCCCAGTTGGCAGAAGGTGACGACGTTGAAGGCGGTACCAAAGCGGATCTTTTATCCATGAGCACTGAGTTTCCGGTGCAGGGCATGTCCACCACCTTTGCCAACAACCGGTTTATCACCGGTTCTGCGGCTGCCGGTACGGCCCTTGCCTGTGGTATGAAGACCAACATCAACGTGATTTCCATGGATCCCGCCACCACGGTGTCCTACAACTCCCTGGCTGAAAAAGCCAAAGACGCCGGCATGAAAGTGGGGATTATCTCTTCTGTTACCATCAACCATGCGACGCCTGCTGTATTTTACTCCCATACCGCCACGCGTAAAAATTATTCAGATATCGCCAACCAGTTAGCAACCTCTCCCTTTGATTTCTTCGGCGGCGGTTACTGGAATAACAGCGGTGAAGATGGCGCAGGTATGGCAGAAGAGACGGCAGTGGCCAATGGATTTACGATTACTCACAACCTGACTGATCTTCAGGCCCAGGCCAATGGTGCCAAGGTTATCGCCTTTGACTCTGTCCAGGATGCCGGCGGTCACACCGGCGCGTTGTATTATGACATGGACCGGGCAACCGTAAACGGCATGTCCCTGGCTGATTTCACCGCAGAAGGCATCCGCATTATAGACAATAACGATAAAGGTTTTTTCATGATGGTTGAAGGCGGAAAAATTGACTGGGCCTGCCATGCCAATGACGCCCGGGCTGCCATTGATGATACCATCGCTTTTGATGATGCTATCAAAGAAGCAATTAAATTTTATAACGATCATCCCAATGAGACCCTTATTGTTGTTACCGGAGACCATGAGTGTGGCGGCATGACCCTTGGCTTTGCCAACACAGGTTATGAAACAGCCTTTGAGATTCTGGCCAACCAGACCGTTTCTTATGAATATTTTGATGCCCACGCCCTGGCAGATTATATAACAGCCAATGTTATTAAAGATGAAGACGGTAATGTTACTTCTGCCCCTGCTGATATAGATGCTGAGATGTGGCAGATCATCTTTACCTACTTCGGTTTGGACGGCAATAATCTATCCGCCAGTGAAGATGACGATTTTACCGAATACGAGATTGAGAAGCTGGAAGCCGCTTTTGACAAGACGATGAGCGGTACTTCCGTAAACACTGGTGAAGAAGATTCCCTGCTTTATGGATACTATGAACCCTTGAGTGTAACCCTGACCCACATCCTGAACAATAAAGCCGGTATCGCCTTTACCTCCTACTCCCATACAGGTGTACCTGTAATGGTTCTGGCAAAAGGTAAAAATGCATCCATCTTCGACGGTTTCTATGACAATACTGATATTGCAAAGAAAATTGCCCAGGTTATGCGTGTAAATCTTAACAATTAA
- a CDS encoding YibE/F family protein, with protein sequence MKAYLKAHPDLLLVLLFAGLCWVLFILPTGYDQLVSKDAYYDRARVLTVDNSDIMVHAIVKAGTQDLEVEMLTGPFKGETARVINALKGKMELDEIYIKGQVILVQYTVINGKIKTAYSNGHYRISHEVWLLGLFALLLMAVGGWTGLKALLSFALAGLMLWKIMVPLFLKGYDPIPIALAVVSFLTLAISFLVGGLTRRGAVTFLGAFLGLVFTCILALYFNESFRIHGAVRPFAETLLYSGFYDLKITRIFLSGIFIASSGAVMDLAMDIAASMDEVKKNNPDISLKDHIRSGMSVGRAVIGTMTTTLLLAYSGGYMTMMMLFMAQGVPLINFFNINFVAAEVLNTLVGSFGLVTVAPFTAAVGGLVYHFRPDGILKKTRPVTSKEMKHCASQIRTE encoded by the coding sequence GTGAAAGCCTATTTAAAAGCGCACCCGGACCTATTGCTGGTATTATTATTTGCAGGACTGTGCTGGGTTTTGTTTATTTTGCCGACCGGATATGACCAACTGGTGTCCAAGGACGCCTATTATGACCGGGCACGAGTGCTTACCGTGGACAATTCCGATATCATGGTCCATGCCATTGTAAAAGCCGGGACCCAGGATCTTGAGGTTGAGATGCTGACCGGCCCATTTAAAGGTGAGACGGCGCGTGTCATAAATGCCCTGAAGGGAAAAATGGAGCTGGATGAGATTTATATAAAAGGGCAGGTCATCCTGGTTCAGTACACAGTTATCAACGGCAAAATTAAAACAGCCTACAGCAATGGCCATTACCGTATCAGCCATGAGGTTTGGCTTTTAGGGTTGTTCGCTTTGCTGTTAATGGCCGTAGGCGGATGGACCGGGCTCAAGGCGTTGCTCTCCTTTGCTTTGGCAGGGCTTATGCTCTGGAAAATCATGGTGCCATTGTTTCTCAAGGGATATGACCCCATCCCCATTGCCCTGGCTGTGGTGAGCTTTTTAACCCTTGCCATCAGTTTTCTAGTGGGCGGGCTTACCCGGCGGGGTGCTGTGACGTTTTTAGGGGCGTTTCTGGGCCTGGTATTCACCTGTATTTTGGCGCTTTATTTCAATGAAAGTTTCAGGATTCACGGTGCTGTCCGGCCATTTGCCGAAACCCTTCTTTATTCCGGTTTTTATGATTTAAAAATTACCCGGATTTTTCTTTCCGGTATCTTTATCGCCTCATCCGGAGCGGTGATGGACCTTGCCATGGACATTGCAGCGTCCATGGACGAGGTAAAAAAAAACAATCCGGACATTTCGTTAAAAGACCATATCCGGTCAGGAATGTCTGTGGGCAGGGCCGTGATCGGTACCATGACCACCACCCTGCTTCTGGCCTACTCCGGTGGATACATGACCATGATGATGCTCTTCATGGCCCAGGGGGTTCCCCTGATCAATTTTTTTAACATCAACTTTGTCGCGGCTGAAGTGCTTAACACCCTTGTGGGAAGCTTCGGCCTTGTTACTGTGGCCCCGTTTACGGCAGCTGTGGGAGGGCTTGTCTACCACTTCAGGCCGGACGGGATACTTAAAAAGACTAGGCCGGTCACTTCAAAGGAGATGAAACACTGCGCTTCCCAAATCCGGACAGAATAA
- a CDS encoding sulfite exporter TauE/SafE family protein — protein sequence MKIWPLLLKAPQYLGFWMLVDIAYIFFLSFFLNAVIPLSFSKFIFVHLLAIGVGSMVMFTGLGAGILWIPVLTFLEIRPSEAVAISIFTQIAGKGTGSLTYFFNGLVDVKTAVAFIPMALIGVTLGFLSSFYISRGYEQLLLYIFVVIAAYLLIRTIQSLRSPVPVIDPSRVIPSPIIHAKSYPVVLLSSFFTGLLSIGNSDWLIPHMTLKLKMATSRAVATSLLIMFVTILFYLCLTCISVWLGFASWPHGTYLLFATCSGVIVGGQIGTRLIRIPWFERYQKHTFIVLLGLSIIHLLC from the coding sequence ATGAAAATATGGCCCCTGCTGTTAAAGGCGCCTCAATACCTTGGGTTCTGGATGCTGGTGGATATCGCATATATTTTTTTTCTGTCCTTTTTTTTAAATGCTGTTATTCCATTAAGTTTTTCTAAATTTATTTTTGTCCATCTTCTGGCCATTGGTGTCGGTTCCATGGTGATGTTTACCGGATTAGGTGCCGGTATTCTCTGGATACCCGTTTTAACATTTCTTGAAATCAGGCCTTCCGAGGCTGTGGCCATTTCAATATTTACTCAGATTGCAGGCAAGGGCACCGGCTCTCTGACCTATTTTTTTAACGGTCTGGTTGACGTAAAAACAGCCGTGGCCTTTATTCCCATGGCATTGATAGGTGTGACCCTGGGATTTTTATCCAGTTTCTACATCTCCAGGGGATACGAACAGCTGCTGTTGTATATTTTTGTGGTTATTGCCGCTTATCTGCTGATCCGAACCATCCAGTCTTTGAGAAGCCCGGTGCCCGTTATTGATCCTTCACGAGTTATTCCTTCTCCCATTATCCATGCCAAAAGCTATCCTGTGGTCCTTCTGTCTTCATTTTTCACAGGGCTGTTAAGCATCGGCAATTCCGATTGGCTTATCCCGCACATGACGCTGAAACTCAAAATGGCAACTTCCCGTGCCGTAGCTACCAGCCTGCTTATCATGTTTGTCACAATCCTGTTTTACCTTTGTCTGACCTGCATCAGTGTCTGGCTGGGATTTGCCTCCTGGCCGCATGGCACTTATCTGTTATTTGCAACCTGCAGCGGTGTGATCGTGGGTGGTCAGATCGGCACCCGCCTGATTCGCATCCCATGGTTCGAACGATATCAAAAACATACGTTTATTGTTTTGCTGGGCCTCTCCATTATTCATTTGTTGTGTTAA
- a CDS encoding MBL fold metallo-hydrolase, which translates to MSRRISPAWWPIIGIASPVLVPMLFIKNRRYKQNVDLSQNVNKRRIDQAGFLELPELERFELTVLLEQKAAPGFLSAPGVSYLIKTDKGSILFDLGYGPEMPALAHNAAKLRFGIDQVDALVISHLHPDHMGGFKAVRKNQICMPRELGKGNGMVCFTPAQVDAQGFEIQIAQRPRMLPAGIATTGPLSRSFFLLGWMEEQAIVARLKGKGLIVITGCGHPTIETIVQMAKRLSDDPIYAIGGGLHFPVTDSAIRKPGLKVQMIWGTGKPPWQKISEQDLARTIENLNIINPKQIFLSPHDTCDYALQKFKDSLHCQTHILESGETYSF; encoded by the coding sequence ATGTCCAGAAGAATTTCTCCTGCATGGTGGCCGATTATAGGAATAGCGTCGCCGGTTCTTGTTCCTATGCTTTTCATTAAAAATCGCCGCTATAAACAGAACGTTGACCTATCGCAGAATGTAAATAAGCGGCGCATAGACCAGGCAGGTTTTCTGGAACTACCTGAGCTTGAGCGGTTCGAGTTGACTGTCCTTCTGGAACAAAAAGCAGCCCCGGGTTTTTTAAGTGCCCCCGGAGTTTCTTATTTAATCAAAACCGATAAGGGATCAATTCTCTTTGATCTGGGATACGGCCCCGAAATGCCGGCTTTGGCCCACAATGCCGCAAAGTTGAGGTTTGGGATCGATCAGGTTGATGCACTGGTCATCTCTCACCTGCATCCGGATCACATGGGTGGTTTTAAAGCAGTTCGCAAAAATCAGATCTGCATGCCCAGGGAATTAGGCAAAGGTAACGGCATGGTCTGTTTTACCCCGGCCCAGGTTGATGCCCAAGGATTTGAAATCCAAATCGCTCAACGTCCCCGGATGTTGCCGGCAGGCATTGCCACCACGGGGCCTTTGTCACGGAGTTTTTTTCTTCTGGGGTGGATGGAAGAGCAGGCCATTGTTGCCCGGCTTAAGGGCAAAGGACTGATTGTGATTACCGGATGCGGCCATCCAACCATCGAAACCATCGTTCAGATGGCAAAACGCCTTTCAGATGACCCCATATATGCAATTGGCGGCGGGCTTCACTTCCCTGTTACAGACAGCGCAATTCGCAAACCCGGCCTCAAGGTGCAGATGATCTGGGGAACAGGAAAACCGCCATGGCAGAAAATTTCGGAACAGGATCTCGCGCGGACCATTGAGAACCTGAATATCATCAATCCCAAACAGATCTTTCTTTCTCCCCATGATACCTGTGATTATGCATTGCAAAAATTTAAGGACTCTCTTCATTGTCAGACGCATATCCTTGAATCCGGTGAAACGTATTCGTTTTAA
- a CDS encoding HyaD/HybD family hydrogenase maturation endopeptidase, producing the protein MDINNITVLGVGNILYTDDGVGIRVVEKLEKEYEFSDNVDIIDGGVLGVNLLGVISNAGRLIVVDTVFNHGRPGDLHRLDHEQIPNRILAKNSLHQVDLIEALTLCNALDHVPETTVIGVEPKDIETLSEHLSPEIASRLDDLVHDVLEEVVRLGGSFEPKV; encoded by the coding sequence ATGGACATAAATAATATCACAGTTCTGGGCGTGGGAAATATTCTTTATACCGATGATGGTGTGGGAATCCGGGTGGTTGAAAAGCTGGAAAAGGAGTACGAATTTTCTGATAATGTCGATATTATAGACGGTGGTGTGCTCGGTGTGAATCTGCTTGGCGTAATATCCAATGCCGGCCGGCTTATTGTCGTGGATACCGTATTTAATCACGGTCGGCCAGGTGATCTGCATCGGCTTGACCATGAACAGATTCCCAACAGGATTCTGGCAAAAAATTCGCTGCATCAGGTTGATCTTATTGAAGCATTAACCCTGTGCAACGCCTTGGACCATGTACCTGAAACCACTGTTATCGGCGTTGAACCCAAGGATATTGAAACCTTAAGCGAACACCTGAGTCCGGAAATTGCTTCTCGGCTGGATGACCTTGTTCATGATGTATTGGAAGAAGTGGTTCGCCTTGGCGGATCATTTGAGCCGAAAGTGTAA